A window of Xiphophorus hellerii strain 12219 chromosome 19, Xiphophorus_hellerii-4.1, whole genome shotgun sequence contains these coding sequences:
- the LOC116709239 gene encoding LOW QUALITY PROTEIN: ovarian cancer G-protein coupled receptor 1-like (The sequence of the model RefSeq protein was modified relative to this genomic sequence to represent the inferred CDS: inserted 2 bases in 1 codon; deleted 2 bases in 1 codon), protein MNSTLISCSSNSSVEQHMYPTVYSLFFIVGFPANCLSLFVAWKLALQGNNMAVYLVSLCVSDLLYTVTLLVWIGMAQRWNVSDQLCGVMYLIMYNSFYVGSGLLCCISVDRYLAVVYPLHFHWVREVRAAALLSAAVWLLEIFLHIVLLHHMGALQSFNLCHQPMPLTWKDADVALVRVVLSFLFPLVVMTMCFQQIMQSLRQSRSVLEERRKVRLLLLTYVASFVPYQTVMYXCGWARSLRDPYLVTVAMTTLNSTLDPIIYCLINESAKREILRAINRGRSFIKRATRIQAVS, encoded by the exons ATGAACTCCACGCTCATCTCCTGCAGCTCCAACTCCTCAGTGGAGCAGCACATGTACCCCACAGTCTACTCTTTATTCTTTATCGTGGGGTTTCCAGCCAACTGCCTGTCTCTGTTTGTAGCCTGGAAGCTGGCGCTGCAGGGGAACAACATGGCGGTCTATCTGGTCAGCCTGTGTGTTTCGGACCTGCTCTACACGGTCACTCTGCTTGTTTGGATCGGGATGGCGCAGCGCTGGAACGTCTCTGATCAACTGTGCGGTGTGATGTATCTCATTATGTACAACAGCTTCTACGTTGGCTCGGGTCTGCTCTGCTGCATCTCTGTGGACCGCTACCTGGCCGTGGTCTACCCGCTGCACTTCCACTGGGTCAGAGAGGTCAGGGCCGCAGCTCTGCTGAGCGCTGCCGTCTGGCTCCTGGAgatttttcttcacattgtCTTGCTTCACCACATGGGGGCGTTGCAGTCATTCAACTTGTGCCACCAGCCGATGCCACTGACTTGGAAGGACGCCGATGTTGCCCTGGTTCGGGTGGTgctcagcttcctgtttcctctggTCGTCATGACG ATGTGCTTCCAGCAGATCATGCAGTCGCTCAGACAGAGCCGTTCCGTCCTGGAAGAGCGGCGGAAAgtcaggctgctgctgctcacatACGTCGCCTCCTTCGTGCCCTACCAGACCGTCATGTA CTGCGGCTGGGCCCGCAGCCTCAGAGACCCGTATCTGGTCACGGTCGCCATGACGACCCTGAACAGCACTCTGGATCCCATCATCTACTGTTTAATTAATGAGAGCGCCAAGAGAGAGATTTTGAGAGCGATAAACAGAGGGAGAAGTTTCATCAAAAGAGCGACACGGATCCAAGCAGTTTCCTGA
- the LOC116709237 gene encoding LOW QUALITY PROTEIN: B2 bradykinin receptor-like (The sequence of the model RefSeq protein was modified relative to this genomic sequence to represent the inferred CDS: deleted 1 base in 1 codon) — protein sequence MALLSTSLPANLTSLAEDGDKTNSNNCSLDNWTFTYVPAYILSISVLGIVLNIFVLMVFILHKKPCTVAEIYLSNLAAADLFLVSFLPFWAVNAWNKFDWIFGLGLCKMVNVSILMNVYCSIYFLVLISIDRYLALVHPLSQEKMRRPKFAKISCVVVWILGLVLSVPKFINRKLVLDRNITSCSEADPTILKTTESMILVLGFFIPISIIFFCTVNILKSLRNRFMEGVNAKKNDHKANTLVLAVLLAFLICWVPFHLRKVPTWLNKAGMLTDCSSMKVQYFCGQIFTYLAFFNSVLNPILYVIVGRNFRKKVKELFLLWNHKRTPTMTLRSSRTKLSVFHPS from the exons ATGGCTCTTTTATCCACCAG CCTCCCTGCTAATTTGACCTCATTGGCTGAAGATGGAGACAAAACAAATTCTAATAATTGCTCTCTTGACAACTGGACCTTCACTTATGTCCCAGCGTACATCCTGTCCATCTCTGTTCTGGGAATTGTTTTGAATATCTTTGTGCTGATGGTCTTCATCCTCCATAAGAAGCCCTGCACCGTGGCTGAGATCTACCTGAGCAACCTGGCTGCTGCCGACCTGTTCCTGGTCTCCTTCCTGCCCTTCTGGGCCGTCAACGCTTGGAATAAGTTTGACTGGATTTTTGGTCTTGGATTGTGCAAAATGGTCAACGTGAGCATCCTGATGAACGTCTACTGCAGCatctacttcctggttctgattaGCATCGATCGCTATTTGGCTCTGGTCCATCCACTGTCCCAAGAAAAAATGCGTCGCCCAAAATTTGCTAAAATTAGTTGTGTTGTGGTTTGGATTCTGGGATTAGTTCTCAGTGTTCCAAAATTTATCAACAGGAAACTGGTACTTGACAGAAATATTACTTCCTGTAGTGAAGCTGATCCAACTATATTAAAGACGACTGAGTCGATGATTTTGGTTTTAGGGTTTTTTATTCCCATTTCCATCATTTTCTTTTGCACTGTCAACATCCTCAAATCTCTGAGAAACAGATTTATGGAAGGAgtaaatgcaaagaaaaatgatcacAAGGCCAACACTTTGGTGCTGGCCGTCCTGCTGGCGTTCCTGATCTGTTGGGTCCCGTTCCATCTGCGGAAAGTCCCAACCTGGCTCAACAAGGCCGGTATGCTGACAGACTGCAGCTCTATGAAAGTCCAGTACTTCTGTGGGCAGATCTTCACCTACTTGGCGTTCTTCAACAGCGTTCTCAACCCCATT CTCTACGTCATTGTTGGAAGAAACTTCCGGAAAAAAGTTAAGGAACTTTTTCTGCTGTGGAACCACAAACGGACTCCAACCATGACTCTGAGAAGTTCAAGAACAAAACTATCAGTATTTCATCCCTCTTAG
- the bdkrb1 gene encoding B1 bradykinin receptor: MESLSPVSTASWSDNSSSFLPFGPSDSPHSTDWETIYTVVPPYIFILSLLGLLLNCFVLAVFAAHKDCLTVAEIYLCNLALADFLLLCGLPFWAMYILNHFNWSYGDALCKLVNSNVVINFYTSIYTLVMISIDRYLALVKTMMSRWLRQTLYAKIACFVLWMFGLLLSLPTIIHRKVKFIEEYNTTSCILDYTYGSPWKLAHQIMLNILGFALPLLVIVFSSWNIIKALARRTENLAFHDFNDTKATVLVYAVMLLFLLCWGPFQVLTFIDTLCDVEVLDGELWSQTLSLGDQVSVYLAFLNSLLNPLLYAFSGQYFRRKVIAVYRRARQQRRGSDMATHQRSLVSTFVNRTEQLQPVVIVNAKDQI, from the coding sequence ATGGAGTCTCTTTCGCCTGTATCTACGGCCTCCTGGTCTGACAACAGCAGCTCGTTTCTCCCGTTCGGCCCGTCGGACTCTCCACACTCCACAGACTGGGAGACGATCTACACCGTTGTCCCTCCCTACATCTTCATCCTGTCGCTGCTGGGGCTTCTCCTCAACTGCTTCGTCCTGGCCGTGTTCGCAGCCCACAAAGACTGCCTGACCGTGGCGGAGATCTACCTGTGCAACCTGGCGCTGGctgacttcctgctgctgtgtgGCCTCCCGTTCTGGGCCATGTACATCCTGAACCACTTCAACTGGTCGTACGGAGATGCTTTGTGCAAACTGGTCAACTCCAATGTTGTCATCAATTTCTACACCAGCATCTACACCCTGGTCATGATTAGCATCGACCGCTATCTGGCGCTGGTGAAAACCATGATGTCGCGGTGGCTGAGACAGACACTGTATGCTAAGATAGCCTGCTTCGTCCTGTGGATGTTTGGACTGCTTCTCAGTCTGCCAACAATAATTCACAGGAAGGTCAAGTTTATTGAGGAGTACAATACCACTTCCTGCATTCTAGATTATACCTACGGAAGTCCTTGGAAGCTTGCCCATCAGATTATGCTGAACATCTTAGGCTTTGCACTTCCTCTCCTTGTCATTGTTTTCAGTAGCTGGAATATAATCAAGGCTTTGGCTCGGAGGACGGAAAATCTCGCATTTCACGACTTCAACGATACAAAGGCTACAGTGCTGGTCTACGCCGTCATGCTGCTATTTTTACTGTGCTGGGGCCCCTTCCAGGTCCTCACCTTCATCGACACGCTGTGTGATGTGGAAGTGCTGGACGGAGAGCTGTGGTCTCAAACTCTCAGCTTGGGCGATCAGGTTTCCGTGTACCTGGCCTTTCTCAACAGCCTGCTGAACCCGCTGCTCTACGCCTTCTCTGGTCAGTACTTCAGAAGGAAAGTTATTGCCGTCTACAGGAGGGCCAGACAGCAGCGCAGAGGGTCAGACATGGCCACACATCAGCGATCGCTGGTGTCTACGTTTGTCAACAGAACAGAGCAATTACAGCCGGTGGTCATCGTTAATGCTAAAGATCAAATATGA
- the bdkrb2 gene encoding B2 bradykinin receptor has translation MTLPATSFPDLNATALYGDHDSANVTGCPDPEAWDWLASGAPVYILTISIVGIFFNLFVLMVFILHKKPCTVAEIYLSNLAAADLVLVSCLPFWAVNIYNQFDWPFGQFMCKVVNVGIKINVYCSIYFLVLVGIDRYVALVHALSHGRMRRPKYAKLGCLLTWGFGLLLSIPTFIFREVRHFPEYGVYACYLEYPNLTVEILYDWMLLVLSFVIPISIILFCTLRIIRALKKQSIERFNAEKTEQKATILVLVVLLAFLLCWVPFHLVTILNILERVKVLGGCQLSSALDICNQIFTYLGFFNSVLNPVLYVIVGKNFRKKVRELVNQWTIKRTMTSESTRSNLSSTLKTLV, from the exons ATGACTCTTCCAGCTACCAG CTTTCCTGACCTCAACGCCACGGCGCTGTACGGCGACCATGACAGCGCCAACGTTACGGGCTGTCCCGACCCGGAGGCCTGGGACTGGCTGGCCAGCGGAGCGCCGGTCTACATCCTGACTATCAGCATTGTGGGAATCTTCTTTAACCTCTTCGTCCTGATGGTCTTCATCCTCCACAAGAAGCCCTGCACCGTGGCCGAGATCTACCTGAGCAACCTGGCTGCCGCCGACCTGGTTCTGGTGTCCTGTCTGCCCTTCTGGGCCGTCAACATTTACAATCAGTTCGACTGGCCTTTCGGACAATTCATGTGCAAAGTCGTCAATGTGGGCATCAAGATAAACGTCTACTGCAGCATCTatttcctggttctggttggcaTAGACCGGTATGTGGCGCTGGTGCACGCTTTGTCGCATGGAAGAATGCGCAGGCCAAAGTATGCTAAGCTAGGCTGCCTGCTAACATGGGGCTTCGGCTTGTTGCTCAGCATTCCCACGTTCATCTTCAGGGAGGTGAGACATTTTCCTGAGTATGGGGTTTACGCCTGCTACCTGGAATACCCGAACCTGACCGTAGAGATTCTCTACGACTGGATGCTGCTGGTTCTCAGCTTCGTCATTCCGATTTCCATCATCTTGTTCTGCACTTTGAGGATCATCCGGGCGCTGAAGAAGCAGTCGATAGAAAGGTTCAACgctgagaagacagagcagaaggCCACCATCTTGGTTCTGGTGGTCCTGCTGGCCTTCCTCCTCTGCTGGGTGCCGTTCCACCTCGTCACCATCCTGAACATCCTGGAGCGGGTCAAAGTCCTGGGAGGGTGCCAGCTGTCGTCCGCGCTGGACATCTGCAACCAGATCTTCACCTACTTGGGCTTCTTCAACAGCGTCCTGAACCCAGTGCTGTACGTCATCGTCGGGAAGAACTTCAGGAAGAAAGTTCGGGAACTCGTGAACCAGTGGACCATCAAGAGAACGATGACGTCTGAGTCCACTCGCTCCAATTTATCCTCCACACTCAAGACGTTAGTTTGA